Within the Rosa rugosa chromosome 2, drRosRugo1.1, whole genome shotgun sequence genome, the region ATACATAGTAATAATGCTATTCATGACTGAAACATTAGAACCAAATCCTAATTTTTCAGCTTGAGCTATAATCTGCAGCCCAAGTTTCAATATTGCCAAATCAGCACAGGCACTGATTGAAGTTACTAGTGTGATCCAATCCAGGTTAACCCCTACCCTTCGCATAAGAGTATACAATTTAAGGCCTTCTTCCCATAAACCAGTTTGGAAATATGTTCCTAACATTGAGTTCCAACTTATGACATTTCGCTCTGGCATTTTATCAAAATACTCTCGGGATTTTTCAACATTACCAGTTTGAGAGAATGCTGTGATCATGGCTGTCCATGATATTATATCTTTAGCAGGCATCAACTCAAATGCTTGGCTGGCTTTATCAGTGTTTCCACATTTTGCATACATCGTAACAAGAGCATTCCCTACAGGAATAGAGGAGATCATTCCACCTTTGATTGTACATCCATGGAGCTGCTCCCCAACCCAAGCATGCTCATGGCCTGAACAAATCCCAAGAACTGTTGCAAGAGTAAACTCATCCAAGGCAATAGGAGATTTTCTCATTCGGTTAAACAGTACTaaagcttcatcttcaagcccaAACTGCATGGCTCCACTGATCATAGAAGTCCAAGAAACTGCATTGTGTTCTGTCATGTTGTCAAACACCTGCCTAGCAAGATGCAACTGTCCACATTTCACATACATATCAATCAGCCCACTACCTGCAAAAACATCCATACTTGGTTCCATACGGAGTATCCGAGCATGCAAATGGCTACCCCATTCAAGATCATGTATACTTGCACATGCACTAAGTATAGTAGCATATATCATAGCATTTGGTCTAAAACCATGGTTCCACATCTCAACAAACATACTAAGACTCTCAACCCCAAAACCATGTTGAGAAAAGATTGATATTATGGTATTCCAAGACACGCAATCACGTTCAGGCATTTCAATGAACATATGGAGAGCCCTTCTGACCCCATAAAGTTTAGAGCAGCCATAGATCATACTGTTCCAATAAAACAAACTAGGATTAGGGATCCTCATAAACATTCTCTCAGCCAAACGCAGTGCACCACACTTGATGTACATGTCAATTAtagaattttgaataaccatgTTGcctccaaaatttaatttctccACTAGAGTATGCAACTGAAGAGCCAACTTAATGTGACCAAGACTACCACAAGCCTTCATTACGCAAGAGAAGGAAAATGGGTCATAGAAACTATCACAATTCCATACCATTGAAGCAAACACTTTAACTGCATCCTTAGGTTGCCCATTATGAAAATGGCCAGACATCATTGTAGTCCAAGAGACGGAGTCTCTCTCAGGCATTTCATTGAACAACTTCTCTGCCTCCCCCATGTGACCCAAGTCTACCAACGCGCTAATCATTGTATTCCAACTAAACACATTAGGATGTTGAATACTGAAGAAAATCTGGCGAGCATCATCAATCAAGCTGCAACGGGAATACATATGCAAGAGATGGTTCTGAAGGAAAATGGCAGAGTCCAATCCTACAGAAATGAGTTGGCCATGGAGTTTTCGGGCAATGGGGATCGACCTTAGAGATGCACAAGCTTTCATGGATTCATAGAATTTTTGTGACAATTGCATGTAAGATTGTTCCATGGAGGGGTCGTGGCAGAGAATAAGGTTTGACAAAATATTTTCTTGGGTTGAGATACAGCGAACCATTAGGCCTGAAAAAATCCGGAGATGCTTCAATGGATGATGAATTGACATCATTTGAGATATTAAGCTTATTCACTCCTTGAGAGGTTCCTGCAAGTTTGCATATCTCAAAGTAAAACACAaaagattaaaaataaataaataaataaataaaagatgcTACACCACAACACAAGTGATGGTAAATGACAGAAAGACAGAAGATATACAAAATATTGTGATCAAGACTCTTCGAACTAGAAAGAAGTTACATACAAACCCAATAGTAATACGATGAAGAACAAAATCCCAAAATGCAACATGAAATACAGATTGACTTGAGCATAGAAATGACTAAGAGATGCAGAAAAAAATCCAAAGATAATAAAAGTATAGCTGACTACTAGCTGCttcttctactttttcaggTTCCAGAAGATCCATTCAGAGTCAGACTAGCTTCTTATACAATATAGGATATCACAGAGTTGTCTACTTGTATGCATATAGTTCATGAGGTATAAAGATCACTTTTCCATTGCAATGTAAATTATGACCTGGTGATAGAGGTTTCCCTACCATgaatatttctctctctcttcttcccacCCCCCAAACTGTGATTTGCAGAATGTATATGCCTTAATACATATATTCCCAATTTATGATTAATCATAATAATTAGCACATGAAATTATCAACAAATGCCCGAACCTTTGTCATGTAGTTCTTAAGTGATGCATGAGGAGAAGCCAAGATGATGCCAAAGTACCAATAGCAGAGAGTAAGAATCAGAGAAACATAAGAGAGATATATGTCAAATTCAAGTTCACTGTTTTGACATGCCTGTTCCATTTCAGTTTAATTTCAACATACCTATCAAACAGGAAAGCCGAGAATCAGATAGTGGACAAGTGACTCACCAAAAACGACTCAGAAAGAGCGCAACAATGGTGAAAGCTAGCATAGTGACACAAATGTAAGGGCACGTCGGCAGTAGTCTTGACCGTTGGATGTAAAAAAAACTGTATAGTCTAGTACTTGATTAAATGAATGATATTTAAATTTTCAGCATGCAGCTTTCTCTGTGCGTGAAAATCATATGATATCTGAGCATCCATTCCTgtataaagaaaaatatttttcaaGAAACCTCACAATTGCATTCAAGTAATAGTTCTAGGCACTGATTATTGAACCAAATAAGCATCTACTTTCAGACAGTTGTAAAGACTATGCAACTATTTTCTAACTCTAACTTAAAAAATCAAAACAGAGGCAATACAAACACTCTGCATCAATGTATAAAGTAGCACGATAATATCCGCCGCTACACACTTGATATCAAAAGAGACGGCATATGTGCACTCATATGATCTGTGCCGAAGCCTCACCTTGCATTCTTACAAAATAGCTTATCATGTTGCTGTTTATCTAACGTCAGTTAACAAACAAGCCTAGAAAGAAAAAGATTGATCCCCACTTACAAGAGTCGGTTGCCAAGGACATGGACGTGCTCTAGGGGAACCATAACTAACTGCCAGGATATTAACTCCatcctgcaaaaaaaaaaaaaaaaaaaatttgatcaaaGAGATATAAATTATATTCAGTAACTGTGAAGATATAGGAATCTGTTAACAATATGGATTCAGCTACGAAATCCGAAAAGAAAGGTTTCCAATTGAACCTGTTGGTTTATGTATTTCTGTATTTCCAAGAAACAATGCAAGTCTTCCTCTGCTGCTACCAATGCAGATTTCTTTATGGGTTGGACAGTATGTTTTCAACTGGAGATGGTTTTGACCAGCAAATCAATTTTAGTGCAATGGTTCAAAAGCCAAACAAACAATATGAATAGGAGGCAAGCGAATACGTCTTGCTTCCAAGAAGCGAGCCAATAAGCGATGTATAATTCCCACTTTTTGTTTGAActgaaaaatacaaaagttaatTCAAGCATATTACCTTGCCCTTGAATTCGAAGCAGCAGCCATCTTCAGTTGTTATTTTTCTGGACACGATTTGATATTTTCTTAGAATAAGGGAAACTGATTggggcagcagcagcagcagttgaAGCATACATGGAGGCGCTGGTTTCAGGTTACTTGCTCAGAGCAGTTTTTGAAGTTTTAAGACGAGATTGGCAAAGGCATCCCAGCTATTTTTATTTTACTGGGTTTATCtttgaacaaaaaagaaaatgggtttttcctaaaaataaaataaaaaaaaaggggtttatctgtaaccaagaaaaaaaaacagaaacaaattaCTGATTTTTTACAAAGAGAAaatgctctgctagggttttctctTTATACTGAGACCAAAGGTCATGCACGATACTGGTCTTTGGGATTGGGTTATCACAATCTAAGGCTGATTGGGGGTTTGTGGGGAGGCCGACGTGGATCAGATCCAGACGGTGAAAATTAGCGAACCTGGTGGTAGGTCGTGCGCGAGCGGCTGCAGGTGATGGTTTTGATGGCAGCGCGGCTTCCGATGGTGGCGGCGGTGGCTTGCTTGCTGGAGGTCCAAACGTGGCTGAAGTTGGTCAGTCGTGTCTGAGTGCCAAGTGTATAGGTGTCCAGATCAGAAAGAGGGAGACTGTGGCTGGGCTGTGGCTGGGCTGTGTTTGGGCTCAAGGTAAAGCCTAATTGGGCTTGATTTCTTTAAGGATTTAGATTTAGGACCTAGGAGGTGTTTTGCTTATGCTTAATTTTACAACAGTTACTTTTCTGGACATGCTGTTTTTCTTTTCGAGTAGATTGATTTTCTCTACATTATATAAAGAGTCTCGGTGTAATCAcattgtgagtaccacaattgcgtgtttTGGCAAGCAGTCTGTTGTAGGCTGGGATGAGTCTAGAGTTGATTGGTCTGCTAATTTGTTGCATGTTCGGATTGTAGATTCTGATGATTTGATCTACAAAACTCAAGGTCGTGAGATTTTCTTGGGGAGGCTGAAAAAATACCTTCAGTTTTTTCTAGTTTTTCTATAAGTGTTTTAGAGCAGTGTTTTATTGTACAATGACAACTTGTCGGTGTAGTAAACCTTCTGATTTATTCTATCTTAACTCTAGGGTTTGTCATAGCTTCAGAAATTATAAGGGATGTCATTTGGAACAATTGTAATCATTAACTATTTCAATGAActcatttttcaaaaaaaaaataaaaaagataaacaaaatGCCGCAATTTTTTAACCACCGAtcgtttcttttatttttgtaatCATCGGCTTCGAGATATAAACTTGTAGTATTTAGAATTTTAAAATGACCTAAGGTATTTTTGAATTAATAAAGAAAAGTATAAATTAGAATGGCCTAAAGTACTTTTGAATTAATAAAGAAAAGTATAAATATATAGTATTTATAAAAGTATTgtaaaaaaagaaatatatctTGATTAAGTTTTAAAAAACTTGAAAATGGTTTTTAGAAAAACTTGACAAATATAACTATCTTTAtgaaagggctaaatactgattaatactagtttgggtccaaaatcaattcagtctctgaacttctaatttcatcaaaaacacccctgcactttcaattttgatttaatAAGTCTAATCTGTTAGTCTTCCGTTAAGTGAGTCCATTAACTTGCTGACATAGCTCATGTggggcctatgttttatgatgtggtgttgaggtggcatgCGTAGTTAGCTTAGGAGTGGgtcccactattagaaatctatcaaataaaaagtttttcacCAAATAACTCAACCATTACTGGAACCCACAACCTCTTACATACAAGTTACACAATAAACCACCACACTAACCTCACAATATTATAAATTTTACtcaaattttatatttatactATATTCCTTATAATATGAATATGAACATCAATAGCCAGCAAACTGCCAATGATTAGAGTCTAACTGTACTTACACCAAGACAGCCGGTAAGAAAATTTGGAAACCCTATTGTAAGCAAAACAGACTCATTACAAATCGATGATAAGCTCGCTATAATTAGCAAACTTAtaagggagaatttttcgaacaggtacctgaactaaaggtcattgtgaattaacgtgcctcactttacactaactacactttggtacctggactataaatcccGACCCACTTTTGGTACATGCCGTCAATAACTCTGTTAGTTGGCATGTCACTTGACATATTTTCAAGGGTAAAGTTGTCTCTTAACTATCCACCttcaaaaagtcaattttttttaataaaaagaaaaaaaaaagtgatggtGCGATCTTGACGGTAGATCCACCCTtggaaaatctttttttttttttttaataaaaaagaaaagaaaattttgtgGTGTTGGTTTTCTGGGTCGGGAATCCATGGATTGAAGATCTTTAGAACGGCGAAGAGGTCGTCGACAGTGGTCTGGTGGGAGGCTAGAACATAAAGAGGTGAGACGCAGAAGAAATttgcggggggggggggggggggctcaTGCTTTTCCTTCCTTCCCAGCACCTTCTTTCTCTTTGTCTTCTCCTTCCCCTatctctttctcctttatttctttattctcCATTATGATCATCTTCATCTGCCCCCACTACTCTACTTTCCCAATCTCAATTCTCACATGAACTCATCTTCATAGCCACACCATGTCTTCCGTACTCTTCTCTCatacacttttttttatttattgttttcaattgaatttgattgaagaaagaaaaattgggATTAAAATACTGGAATGGAATATGTTCACATGATTAAAGATGAGTTCTTTTGTACTGGATTTGATTTCTGGAAAGGTTGTTGCTGGgtttgatttctgggtttgacaGGTGAGAAAAATATAGAGAAGGGTTTGATGACGACTCCAGCGGAGCCATCGTCGTCGCAGTCATCATCGCCGTCATCGACGGCAACGACGTCAGCGCTGGTGCTATCGAACTCCAAGAAGAGGGTGGACCGGGGGGGAAGAAGAAGCATGTTTCACAGtgactgggcagcagaaagacactgagaagagagagagagagagagagagagagagagagagagagagagagagagagagagagagagagagagagagagagagagagagagagagagagagagagtgaaaataccaaaataccctttaaaaaatgaaaaatgacataAGATTAACGGGGTTATTAACGGCATGTACCAAAAGTGGGTCAGGATTTATAGTCCAGAtaccaaagtgtagttagtgtaaagtgaggcacgttaattcacagtgacctttagttcaggtactgttcgaaaaattctcccaacttataaacaaagaaactcTGCGCCTGCTAGGGCAAAATCATTAACTAGCATTCCCAGTTGGCCAGTTGCACAATTGTGGTACCACACAGAAAGccacttcctagcaaacaaataggagtacCTCCTCATTCATAAGCAGCTTGAAACAAACGCCAATCTTattccagataattaccaactccggTAGAAGTCTTGATCTGAAAACGATTGGTCCTGGACCATCTACCGACCCAAATGCCCAAGAAAGTCCAACTCTTAAGTCAGGCCCACCCGCATCACTAAGTGATAAATGAGAGTGGCAAGGCACCCACCATGCTGGCCCATAACATAGAGCCCAACAACCCAAATTTGAGCTCAGACccaaaggcccaagcccaaacatGAGAAAAGTGAGCAAAAGCCCAACTTTGCTTCTGCCAATCCAGCACTGCCGCTGCCATGTTTTCCGGCTACCAGCCTCTCCCAGCACTGCATCACTGTCAATCTGGTTCCGCTGCCTCTACTACCACAGCACATCAGCAATAAGACCTAACCAGAATCAGGAAAAGAGAACCAGATGTCCTGCAGATGGCTGGAATCAGCCTTCGATCTGGTTAGGAAAAGAGAACCCAACCTTCTATCTGGTCCAGATCCTCTTGCCGCACAGACAGCTCAGTTACCGAAAGACCACACCTCCGTGCTCTACCCTCATCGGTGAACAAGGCTATCTGGCGAACCAAATTTCACGACCTTCGCCGGCGAACAATAGCGAAAGCAACCCAGAAACTCTCGCTCCACGCACCACTAAGGGT harbors:
- the LOC133732402 gene encoding pentatricopeptide repeat-containing protein At2g13600-like, with protein sequence MMSIHHPLKHLRIFSGLMVRCISTQENILSNLILCHDPSMEQSYMQLSQKFYESMKACASLRSIPIARKLHGQLISVGLDSAIFLQNHLLHMYSRCSLIDDARQIFFSIQHPNVFSWNTMISALVDLGHMGEAEKLFNEMPERDSVSWTTMMSGHFHNGQPKDAVKVFASMVWNCDSFYDPFSFSCVMKACGSLGHIKLALQLHTLVEKLNFGGNMVIQNSIIDMYIKCGALRLAERMFMRIPNPSLFYWNSMIYGCSKLYGVRRALHMFIEMPERDCVSWNTIISIFSQHGFGVESLSMFVEMWNHGFRPNAMIYATILSACASIHDLEWGSHLHARILRMEPSMDVFAGSGLIDMYVKCGQLHLARQVFDNMTEHNAVSWTSMISGAMQFGLEDEALVLFNRMRKSPIALDEFTLATVLGICSGHEHAWVGEQLHGCTIKGGMISSIPVGNALVTMYAKCGNTDKASQAFELMPAKDIISWTAMITAFSQTGNVEKSREYFDKMPERNVISWNSMLGTYFQTGLWEEGLKLYTLMRRVGVNLDWITLVTSISACADLAILKLGLQIIAQAEKLGFGSNVSVMNSIITMYSRCGRIIEAKRVFDSICDKNLISWNAVMAGYAQNGQGRKVIEVFENMLKMDCTPDHISYVSVLSGCGHSGLVTEGKHYFSSMTEDFGINPTCEHFTCMVDLLGRAGLLKEARNLIDAMPFKPNAAIWGALLGACRLHRDYNLAEFAARNLLELDLDDSGSYVLLANTYSDCGQLEAFADVRKQMRKKGIEKNPGCSWIEVNNRVHVFTVDDTNHPQIKDVYRILEEIVKKIEDTGCYVNPTNAVRSQCHHSEKLAVAFGLLSLPAWMPIYVMKNLRVCHDCHLVIKLISLVTSRELIVRDGHRFHHFKDGCCSCGDYW